From Xylocopilactobacillus apis, a single genomic window includes:
- a CDS encoding glycoside hydrolase family 3 protein, producing the protein MLDLTKKPYFLNQKQVEYVENKVKTMSVDEKVGQLFFVIGQDEDTVDIAEFIKKYQPGGMMYRPDQAEKLKREFSIAQETSRIPLLMAANLESGGNGLVSEGTWLGTPMQMAATDDAHCAYELGNVAGSEAAQVGGNMSFAPIVDIDKNFRNPIMNTRTFGSDQNRVLKMAQAQIKGLEENNIIPVIKHFPGDGVDERDQHLLSSINSLSAEEWMESYGEIYRKLIEQGVPSVMIAHIMQPAWERKLEPGISDEDLRPASSSKLLIDGLLRDVLKFNGLVITDATPMLGYNTTMPRKDLLPATINAGIDMILFNKNIDEDYQYIHDAIDGGVLSIERVEESVMRILGTKLAQGIMNTEEELTQEIPAKIDLHSDEHQEIAKKIAKKSVTLVKDKDSLLPITPDKYKRIRLVVLGDSDDGGFKEGGHVSGLFQEKLESEGFEVNLFDHKHLDFHEIFEEGVSDLEQKFDLALYVANIETASNQTTTRLDWIHLMAADAPWFMKSIPTVFVSTANPYHLFDVPDISTFINAYTGNEASIDAVIRKLMGKESFEGINPVDPFCGDFRAKL; encoded by the coding sequence ATGTTAGATTTAACCAAAAAACCATATTTTTTGAATCAAAAACAAGTTGAATATGTTGAAAATAAAGTAAAGACAATGTCAGTAGATGAAAAAGTAGGACAGTTGTTTTTTGTCATTGGACAAGATGAGGATACAGTTGATATCGCTGAGTTTATTAAGAAGTATCAGCCAGGCGGAATGATGTATCGTCCTGACCAAGCTGAAAAATTAAAAAGGGAATTTTCTATTGCGCAAGAAACAAGTAGGATCCCTTTATTAATGGCTGCAAATCTTGAATCAGGTGGAAATGGATTAGTTTCTGAAGGTACTTGGTTAGGAACTCCTATGCAGATGGCAGCAACTGATGATGCTCATTGTGCTTATGAATTAGGTAATGTTGCTGGTAGTGAAGCAGCCCAAGTTGGTGGCAATATGTCTTTTGCACCGATCGTTGATATTGATAAAAATTTCCGTAATCCAATTATGAATACGCGAACTTTTGGTAGCGATCAAAACAGAGTTTTAAAAATGGCTCAAGCACAAATTAAAGGATTAGAAGAAAATAACATTATTCCCGTTATTAAACATTTTCCAGGGGATGGAGTTGATGAAAGAGACCAGCATTTGTTGAGTTCAATTAACTCACTATCAGCTGAAGAATGGATGGAATCCTATGGTGAAATTTATCGTAAATTAATTGAACAGGGGGTTCCAAGTGTAATGATTGCACATATTATGCAGCCAGCTTGGGAGCGTAAATTAGAACCAGGAATTTCAGATGAAGATTTACGACCAGCATCAAGTTCAAAACTTCTAATTGATGGCTTATTGCGTGATGTTCTGAAATTCAATGGCTTAGTTATTACTGACGCTACACCAATGTTAGGGTACAACACGACAATGCCTAGAAAAGATCTATTGCCGGCAACAATTAATGCGGGAATTGATATGATTTTATTCAATAAAAACATTGATGAAGACTATCAGTATATTCATGATGCAATCGATGGAGGAGTTTTATCGATTGAACGAGTTGAAGAATCGGTAATGAGAATTTTAGGTACTAAACTTGCTCAGGGTATTATGAACACTGAAGAAGAATTAACCCAAGAAATACCAGCTAAAATCGATCTCCATTCTGACGAACATCAAGAGATTGCCAAAAAAATTGCCAAAAAATCAGTTACTTTGGTTAAAGATAAAGACTCATTATTACCAATCACTCCTGATAAATATAAACGAATTCGGCTTGTCGTTCTTGGAGATAGTGATGATGGCGGCTTTAAAGAAGGGGGTCACGTTTCAGGACTATTCCAAGAAAAATTGGAATCTGAAGGTTTTGAAGTGAATCTTTTTGATCATAAGCATCTTGATTTTCATGAGATTTTTGAAGAAGGTGTTAGTGATTTAGAACAAAAATTTGATTTAGCGTTATACGTAGCTAATATTGAAACAGCAAGCAATCAGACGACAACCCGTTTAGATTGGATTCATTTAATGGCTGCTGATGCTCCTTGGTTTATGAAATCAATTCCAACGGTTTTTGTTTCAACGGCGAATCCTTACCATTTGTTTGATGTCCCAGATATTTCTACTTTTATCAATGCTTACACAGGAAATGAGGCAAGCATTGATGCAGTGATTAGAAAATTGATGGGTAAAGAATCATTCGAAGGAATTAATCCAGTTGATCCTTTCTGTGGTGATTTTCGAGCTAAGTTGTAG
- a CDS encoding AraC family transcriptional regulator, with the protein MDLEILNQLRQNNKPRDWEELKPMMEPPKTGKFNDNPVYEFFYTLTDSLEINPQSIGVSVQPVKSYIPFHIHNYVEITVPLLGECTVVTNKEEILVSQNNIIIIGNHTTHTVKPIEDGAIVVNISLKGSAFTLNDFNFMQQKASGQNISNMLFSLLSNENLGENTYSLFKTSHVVPIINSIYDIISEYYHPDIQTNQIIRLEILTLFSRLIRAASKSNANIKINNKASGNNLLSLLLYIERNYANITLEQMGHHFGFNPNYLSNYLKTQTGMSFIQLVHLQRVNVAAEYLVYTTAPIDQISLKIGYENPSYFYKIFKKILNSSPSEYRKEHQV; encoded by the coding sequence ATGGATCTGGAAATTTTAAACCAATTGCGCCAAAACAATAAACCTCGTGACTGGGAAGAATTAAAACCAATGATGGAACCGCCAAAAACAGGAAAATTCAACGATAATCCCGTTTACGAATTTTTTTATACTTTAACAGATTCATTAGAAATTAATCCGCAGAGCATCGGAGTTTCAGTTCAGCCTGTTAAATCTTATATCCCTTTTCATATTCATAATTATGTTGAAATAACAGTTCCTTTATTAGGTGAGTGTACAGTTGTTACCAACAAAGAAGAAATTTTAGTTAGTCAAAATAATATTATTATCATTGGAAATCACACTACCCACACAGTTAAACCCATTGAAGACGGAGCAATAGTTGTAAATATCTCATTAAAAGGTAGTGCTTTTACTCTCAATGACTTTAACTTTATGCAGCAAAAAGCGTCCGGTCAAAATATTTCAAACATGCTATTCTCTCTGCTTTCCAATGAAAACTTAGGAGAAAATACCTATAGTCTTTTTAAGACATCTCATGTCGTGCCTATTATTAACAGTATTTACGACATTATTAGTGAGTATTACCACCCTGATATTCAGACAAATCAAATAATTCGTTTAGAAATCCTGACGCTCTTTTCTCGTTTAATTAGAGCTGCATCAAAATCAAATGCCAACATTAAAATAAACAACAAAGCTTCAGGTAATAATTTATTATCATTATTACTTTATATTGAGCGTAACTACGCAAATATTACTTTAGAACAAATGGGGCATCATTTTGGTTTCAATCCTAATTACCTTTCAAACTATCTAAAAACTCAAACTGGCATGTCATTTATTCAACTAGTTCATCTTCAAAGAGTTAATGTTGCAGCAGAGTATCTCGTTTATACAACAGCTCCTATTGATCAAATCTCCTTAAAAATTGGTTACGAAAATCCGTCTTATTTTTATAAAATTTTTAAAAAAATTCTTAATTCATCTCCTTCTGAATATCGTAAAGAACATCAAGTTTAA
- a CDS encoding MFS transporter encodes MNKKKTTLAVGILSMNLLLMSTSVIGSAIAAIAKSFPTEPISKVQMIASIPQLGQLIATLLFTWLTYHLTRKNIGILAVLAVGISGMFPAFYPSSLNIILACMTVLGFGAGLISNVGPVLLQEHFEGEERASVMGWGMGFNNIGMMVFTALGGALGSSNWHNLFWIYALSLVILVFFIFTVPQDNVIGDKNKDNEKSESFLSSVKSLSGNVYIILLVTFVMSMILMTFMTNQSIVLAAKGQGTAYTAMVITIGNIGGILTAFVLKYIRKLTKTNTIAFGFIAFALSFACIEFFSSPVMHILGNMFSGMGVVMVNATIPFELSLLADERKFPIVISMNTLVSSFAGIFAPMIIAAFKIKPGDASFTFGIILSLVIATFLLIIKFGARIEKSHAEQEAQK; translated from the coding sequence ATGAACAAGAAAAAAACTACTCTGGCGGTTGGAATTTTAAGCATGAATTTGCTTTTAATGTCAACTTCAGTTATCGGATCTGCAATTGCCGCAATTGCGAAATCTTTCCCGACTGAACCAATTTCCAAAGTTCAAATGATTGCTTCAATTCCACAATTAGGTCAATTAATTGCAACACTGCTTTTTACTTGGTTAACCTATCATTTGACCAGAAAAAATATTGGTATATTAGCCGTTTTGGCAGTCGGAATTAGTGGAATGTTCCCAGCTTTTTATCCTAGCAGTTTAAATATCATTTTAGCTTGTATGACTGTATTAGGTTTTGGAGCTGGATTAATTAGTAATGTTGGACCAGTATTGCTTCAAGAACATTTTGAAGGTGAAGAGAGAGCCAGCGTTATGGGCTGGGGCATGGGTTTCAATAATATTGGAATGATGGTTTTTACTGCTTTAGGTGGAGCTCTAGGAAGTAGTAATTGGCATAATTTATTTTGGATCTATGCTTTATCTTTAGTGATTTTAGTTTTCTTTATTTTCACAGTCCCTCAAGACAATGTTATTGGAGATAAAAACAAAGATAACGAAAAATCCGAAAGCTTTTTATCTAGTGTAAAAAGTCTTAGCGGAAATGTTTATATTATTTTATTAGTTACATTTGTAATGTCGATGATCTTGATGACATTTATGACTAATCAATCAATCGTTCTTGCTGCTAAAGGACAAGGAACTGCGTACACAGCTATGGTAATTACAATTGGCAATATTGGAGGAATCTTAACTGCATTTGTATTGAAATATATAAGAAAGTTAACTAAAACCAATACAATTGCTTTTGGATTTATTGCTTTTGCATTATCATTTGCTTGTATCGAGTTCTTTAGCAGTCCAGTCATGCATATTTTAGGAAATATGTTCTCTGGAATGGGAGTTGTAATGGTTAATGCAACGATTCCATTTGAACTATCTTTATTAGCAGATGAAAGAAAATTCCCGATTGTAATTTCTATGAACACTTTAGTTTCTTCATTTGCCGGGATTTTTGCTCCGATGATTATTGCAGCTTTTAAAATCAAACCAGGTGATGCTTCATTTACCTTTGGTATCATTTTATCGTTAGTTATTGCTACTTTCTTATTAATAATTAAATTTGGAGCTCGTATTGAAAAATCTCATGCTGAACAAGAAGCTCAAAAATAA
- a CDS encoding IS3 family transposase produces MAELKKMVNQYTYWYNNERISLNNTGLTPTELKKEVGSVDFYKRQQPN; encoded by the coding sequence CTGGCAGAGTTAAAGAAAATGGTCAATCAGTATACATATTGGTATAACAATGAGCGGATTTCATTAAACAATACTGGATTAACACCGACTGAATTGAAAAAAGAAGTTGGCAGCGTAGACTTTTACAAAAGACAGCAGCCCAATTAA
- a CDS encoding Rpn family recombination-promoting nuclease/putative transposase, with protein MRKREILPSNDLLFKKLFASPKNRHILIGFIHDMIGLNVVDVIIENPYNIRTFKVTEDQQEFLETEVDVLARLDDGSLVTIELQVRREAHFIERSLHYLSEKYVSNYARRDLEKLKDDIKEDKYGSLRPVYGINIVYFDLFKEDDKAYHRFTMYDVKNKIELKNEDGLPLLSVVYFDLTKPRDTLEGEMPYWYDYLKSNKRVEEAPEYLQDAYKVTSYENLEMEEREMLDAVERARSKLDAQMLYAEEEGRKRGEREGLEQGLEQGLEQGLEQGVKQNKIETARKMLKMGMKVEEISVVTDLSVEEIEKLK; from the coding sequence TTGCGCAAAAGAGAAATTTTACCATCAAATGATCTGTTATTTAAAAAATTATTTGCCTCACCCAAGAACCGTCATATCTTAATCGGCTTCATTCATGATATGATCGGTTTAAACGTTGTAGATGTAATAATCGAAAATCCATATAATATTAGAACCTTTAAAGTGACGGAAGATCAGCAGGAATTCTTAGAAACAGAGGTTGATGTATTAGCCCGGCTTGATGACGGAAGTCTGGTAACCATCGAACTGCAGGTAAGAAGAGAAGCACATTTTATCGAACGTTCACTGCATTACCTGTCAGAGAAATATGTGTCAAATTATGCGAGAAGAGATCTAGAGAAATTAAAGGATGATATTAAAGAGGATAAATATGGGTCATTGAGACCAGTGTATGGGATTAACATCGTGTACTTTGATTTATTTAAAGAAGACGACAAAGCGTATCATCGATTTACGATGTATGATGTAAAGAATAAAATCGAGTTAAAGAATGAAGATGGCTTACCGCTGTTGAGTGTGGTATATTTTGATTTAACAAAGCCCCGAGACACGCTAGAAGGAGAGATGCCGTATTGGTACGATTATCTAAAGAGCAATAAAAGGGTCGAAGAAGCACCGGAATATCTGCAGGATGCATATAAAGTAACAAGTTATGAGAATTTAGAGATGGAGGAACGAGAGATGTTGGACGCAGTAGAGAGAGCGAGATCAAAGCTTGATGCACAGATGTTGTATGCCGAAGAAGAAGGCAGAAAAAGAGGCGAACGTGAAGGTTTAGAGCAGGGTTTAGAACAAGGACTAGAGCAAGGATTAGAGCAGGGAGTTAAGCAAAATAAAATTGAGACTGCAAGGAAGATGCTAAAAATGGGAATGAAAGTTGAAGAGATTAGTGTAGTCACCGATTTAAGTGTCGAAGAGATTGAAAAATTAAAGTAG
- a CDS encoding alpha/beta hydrolase yields the protein MKIEKFNLSSENQNVTLTTYLLDDSPETINGKPRPGIIICPGGGYFSCSDREAEPVAIKFASLGYHAFVLRYSTYSDGSLELPDLSKPLPVKKDRIFPRQVIELGKAMVLVKKHASEWNLDPEKVAVCGFSAGGHNAALYSTSWNQTWVKDQFGNDASLLKPALSILGYALTDYVMLSSQIDELPAGMDKSFMIASFVAYLGMEKPDQELLEQVSPARHVDSNTPPSFIWANFEDPLVSIQHSIKLAEAMKSENIPFELHIFEKGTHGLSLADQTSAAAKSQIIRHTANWFDLCAEWLEDRFALPLPELSDFEKMQQEQNS from the coding sequence ATGAAAATCGAAAAATTTAATTTATCGTCGGAAAATCAGAATGTAACTTTAACAACTTATTTGTTAGATGATTCTCCTGAGACGATTAATGGCAAACCAAGACCAGGCATTATTATCTGTCCTGGCGGCGGATATTTTAGCTGTTCTGATCGAGAGGCTGAACCGGTAGCAATTAAATTTGCATCTCTTGGTTACCACGCGTTTGTTTTGCGATACAGTACTTATAGCGATGGAAGTCTGGAATTGCCAGATTTATCAAAACCATTACCAGTTAAAAAGGATCGCATTTTCCCCCGCCAAGTTATCGAGTTGGGAAAAGCAATGGTTTTAGTTAAGAAACATGCAAGTGAATGGAATCTTGATCCAGAAAAAGTTGCGGTTTGCGGATTTTCTGCAGGGGGTCATAATGCAGCACTATATTCTACAAGTTGGAATCAGACATGGGTAAAAGATCAATTTGGTAATGATGCATCTTTATTAAAACCAGCTTTAAGTATTTTAGGATATGCTTTGACCGATTATGTTATGCTGAGCAGCCAAATTGATGAATTACCAGCTGGAATGGATAAAAGCTTTATGATTGCATCGTTTGTTGCCTATTTAGGAATGGAAAAACCTGATCAAGAATTATTAGAACAAGTAAGCCCAGCGCGTCATGTTGATTCTAATACACCTCCAAGCTTCATTTGGGCAAACTTTGAAGATCCTCTTGTTTCAATACAGCATTCGATTAAGCTTGCAGAAGCAATGAAAAGTGAAAATATTCCATTTGAACTTCATATCTTTGAAAAAGGAACTCATGGGTTAAGTTTGGCCGATCAAACGAGTGCAGCAGCCAAATCTCAAATTATTCGTCACACAGCAAACTGGTTTGATTTGTGCGCTGAATGGCTAGAAGACCGATTTGCCTTGCCATTACCAGAGTTAAGTGATTTTGAGAAGATGCAGCAGGAACAAAATAGTTGA
- a CDS encoding cation:proton antiporter codes for MDILGSLCLILIFSLLGGYISSRLNFPSVIGQLLAGILIGPSVLNLVQSNQILSSISEVGVVMLMFIAGLESNISLLRKFFTPSIIVAISGMAVPFGLIYLIGQAFKLPNATCIFLGVTFAATSVSISAVVLKEMNSLDTDEGSVILAAAVVDDILSVLLLSLIGPSENNVNSIPVMLMLQLGYFALLFFFSRWMMPLLFRIFNKSDTVLALIICLFFAYFANLVGLSSVIGAFFAGIAIGQTKFAKKVGYRVNLIASSIFIPVFFTSIGLKMTLNGIINDFGLFIALTLGGIISKLLGAGIGARISGFSNKSSIVIGSGMVSRGEMALIIAQIGIQNKLLSSERYSAVVGAIVMTTVIAPFLLRSTIRLNDRKI; via the coding sequence ATGGATATTCTTGGTTCGCTTTGTTTAATTTTAATATTTTCATTATTAGGCGGTTATATTAGTTCTCGTCTAAATTTTCCATCAGTAATAGGTCAATTATTAGCGGGAATTTTAATTGGTCCATCAGTTTTAAATTTAGTTCAATCAAATCAGATTTTAAGCAGCATTTCAGAAGTGGGTGTTGTTATGTTGATGTTTATAGCGGGGTTAGAGAGTAATATCTCACTTCTTCGTAAATTTTTTACACCGAGCATTATTGTGGCAATTTCAGGAATGGCAGTGCCTTTTGGTTTGATTTATTTAATTGGACAAGCTTTTAAACTTCCTAATGCAACTTGTATTTTCTTAGGAGTTACTTTTGCAGCTACTTCCGTCTCTATTTCTGCTGTAGTTTTAAAAGAAATGAATAGTTTAGATACTGATGAAGGCAGTGTAATTTTAGCAGCAGCTGTCGTTGATGATATTTTATCAGTTCTTTTGTTAAGTTTAATTGGACCTTCTGAAAATAATGTAAATTCAATACCAGTCATGCTAATGCTCCAGTTAGGTTATTTTGCTTTACTATTCTTTTTCAGCCGATGGATGATGCCGCTTTTATTTAGAATCTTTAATAAATCAGACACGGTTTTAGCATTAATTATTTGTCTGTTTTTTGCCTATTTTGCCAATTTGGTTGGTTTAAGTAGTGTAATTGGTGCTTTTTTTGCTGGTATTGCAATTGGTCAAACAAAATTTGCTAAAAAAGTAGGGTATCGAGTAAATCTAATTGCTTCTTCTATTTTCATACCAGTATTTTTTACTAGTATTGGATTAAAGATGACTTTAAATGGCATAATCAATGATTTTGGTTTATTTATTGCTTTAACGCTGGGAGGAATTATTTCTAAATTATTAGGAGCTGGAATTGGTGCAAGAATTTCTGGCTTTAGCAATAAAAGTTCAATAGTGATTGGTTCAGGCATGGTTTCAAGAGGGGAAATGGCGTTAATAATTGCTCAAATTGGAATTCAAAACAAGCTCTTGTCATCGGAAAGATATTCTGCAGTTGTTGGGGCAATTGTTATGACTACTGTTATAGCCCCTTTTCTTTTGAGAAGCACAATTAGATTAAATGATCGCAAAATCTAA
- a CDS encoding glucose-6-phosphate isomerase: MTTIKFDYSPLKKFVHENELSEMQQMVTACDNELRQKTGAGSDFTGFVDLPIEYDKEEFSRIKKAAEKIRNDSEVFVAIGIGGSYLGARMACDFLNLNFGSWQKDRKGPLVLFAGNSISGTYLHEILELIGDKDFSINVISKSGTTTEPSIAFRVLKQKLVEKYGKDEAAKRIYATTDKARGALKTESDAQGYEEFVVPDAIGGRYSVMSAVGLLPIAVAGGDIDKLMDGFAAGRDDYNSPDLSKNEAYQYAALRNILMRKGYDVEILENYEPSLQYLGEWWKQLAGESEGKDQKGIYPSSANFSTDLHSLGQYIQEGRRFLFETVVMVDNPRYDIEIPAESDDLDGLKYLEGKKMNYVNEQAYRGVVIAHTDGGVPVMTIHVDQQDEYTLGKLIYFFEIAIGVSGYLNGINPFNQPGVEAYKNNMFALLGKPGFEKQTDEIKKRESDFF; encoded by the coding sequence ATGACAACTATTAAGTTTGATTATTCACCATTAAAAAAATTTGTGCATGAAAATGAATTATCAGAAATGCAGCAAATGGTTACTGCTTGTGATAATGAATTAAGACAAAAAACAGGAGCAGGCAGTGATTTTACTGGTTTTGTTGATTTACCGATTGAATATGATAAAGAAGAGTTTTCACGTATAAAAAAAGCGGCTGAAAAAATTAGAAATGATTCTGAAGTTTTTGTAGCTATTGGAATTGGCGGCTCATATTTAGGAGCTCGAATGGCTTGCGACTTTTTAAATTTGAATTTTGGCAGTTGGCAAAAAGATCGTAAGGGACCACTTGTTCTTTTTGCTGGAAATTCTATTAGCGGTACGTATCTCCACGAAATTTTAGAACTAATTGGGGATAAAGATTTTTCAATCAATGTTATTTCTAAATCAGGAACAACAACTGAACCTTCGATTGCTTTTCGAGTGTTGAAGCAAAAGCTTGTGGAAAAGTATGGCAAAGATGAGGCTGCAAAACGAATTTATGCAACTACTGATAAAGCAAGAGGTGCCTTAAAAACTGAATCTGATGCGCAGGGTTACGAAGAATTTGTAGTGCCGGATGCTATTGGAGGACGGTATTCTGTTATGAGTGCGGTAGGGTTACTGCCAATTGCTGTTGCAGGCGGTGATATCGATAAATTAATGGATGGTTTTGCCGCAGGCCGTGATGATTACAACAGTCCAGATTTAAGCAAAAATGAAGCATATCAGTATGCTGCTTTACGTAATATCTTGATGCGTAAAGGATATGATGTTGAAATTCTTGAAAATTATGAACCATCTCTTCAATATTTAGGTGAATGGTGGAAGCAGTTGGCAGGCGAATCTGAAGGTAAAGATCAAAAAGGTATTTATCCTTCTTCTGCTAATTTTTCAACAGATTTGCATTCATTAGGACAATATATTCAAGAAGGACGTCGTTTCTTATTTGAAACTGTTGTAATGGTCGATAATCCGCGCTATGATATCGAAATTCCAGCTGAATCTGATGATCTTGATGGTCTTAAGTATCTTGAAGGTAAAAAGATGAACTATGTTAATGAACAAGCTTACCGTGGTGTTGTCATTGCTCATACTGATGGTGGAGTTCCAGTAATGACGATTCATGTTGATCAGCAAGATGAGTATACGCTTGGAAAATTAATTTATTTCTTTGAAATTGCGATCGGTGTTTCCGGCTACTTGAATGGAATAAATCCATTTAACCAACCGGGTGTTGAAGCATATAAAAATAATATGTTTGCTTTGTTGGGTAAACCAGGTTTTGAAAAACAAACTGATGAAATTAAGAAACGTGAAAGTGATTTCTTTTAA
- the pgmB gene encoding beta-phosphoglucomutase produces the protein MTNFNEIKGFAFDLDGVITDTAKFHAQAWQQVADKVGTNWTEDLADGLKGISRMDSLEMILKAGGHENDYSQAEKEKLAAEKNDNYVQLIKTLTPDDILPGMLDFIKSLQASGYKMSLASVSLNAPVILKSLGLTDAFEGIVNPASLKKGKPDPEIYVRAAEVMKLDPKQVIGVEDAAAGVTAINGANETSLGIGNSDVLHEADLIFPDTAAVTIEAIKEKMG, from the coding sequence ATGACTAATTTTAATGAAATAAAAGGATTTGCCTTCGACTTAGACGGCGTTATCACAGACACTGCTAAATTCCATGCGCAAGCGTGGCAGCAGGTTGCAGATAAAGTTGGTACTAATTGGACTGAAGATCTCGCAGACGGATTAAAGGGAATCAGCCGAATGGATAGCTTAGAAATGATCTTAAAAGCGGGTGGTCATGAAAATGACTACTCTCAAGCGGAAAAAGAAAAACTAGCGGCTGAAAAAAATGACAACTATGTTCAGTTAATTAAAACTCTTACGCCGGATGATATTTTACCGGGTATGCTTGATTTCATTAAAAGTCTCCAAGCTAGTGGTTATAAGATGAGTCTAGCTTCTGTCTCTCTTAATGCACCAGTAATTTTAAAAAGCTTAGGATTAACTGACGCGTTTGAAGGAATCGTTAATCCTGCTAGTTTAAAAAAAGGCAAACCGGATCCAGAAATTTATGTCAGAGCTGCCGAAGTTATGAAATTAGACCCTAAACAAGTAATCGGGGTCGAAGATGCAGCAGCCGGTGTTACTGCAATTAATGGTGCTAATGAAACTTCTCTTGGAATTGGAAATTCTGACGTATTACATGAAGCAGATCTAATTTTCCCAGACACTGCAGCAGTTACAATTGAAGCAATTAAAGAAAAAATGGGATAA
- a CDS encoding NAD(P)-dependent oxidoreductase, with product MKIGFIGTGVMGTGMINNLLKAGYSVLVYNRTKSHAQSVLQNGAQWLENPREVAQNSDFVITIVGFPKDVREVYFGENGIFEGIHSNLMLIDMTTSSPNLAKEIAKKAQNEGISALDAPVSGGDIGAKNGTLTIMVGGEKSDFERALPVLKAMGKSVRLFGDSGQGQNAKMVNQIMVAGTMTGMVEALFYAKSANLDLSNIVEMISGGAAQNWSMDNYGPRILKGDYKPGFAAKHFLKDLRIAIDSANEMGLNLPGTKTAEDLYQKMVNEYQLGDLGTQGLIKIY from the coding sequence ATGAAAATTGGTTTTATTGGCACTGGGGTTATGGGGACGGGTATGATCAATAATCTGTTAAAAGCTGGTTATTCGGTTTTAGTGTATAACCGTACCAAATCTCATGCTCAAAGTGTATTGCAAAATGGTGCACAATGGTTAGAAAATCCGAGAGAGGTTGCTCAAAATTCGGATTTTGTAATTACGATAGTAGGTTTTCCTAAAGATGTGCGGGAAGTTTATTTTGGAGAAAATGGTATTTTTGAAGGTATCCATTCAAATTTAATGCTTATTGATATGACTACCAGTTCTCCTAATCTAGCTAAAGAAATTGCAAAAAAGGCTCAAAATGAAGGAATTTCAGCACTTGATGCTCCAGTGTCTGGAGGAGATATTGGAGCTAAAAATGGGACGCTTACGATCATGGTTGGCGGAGAGAAGAGTGATTTTGAACGAGCTCTGCCAGTTTTGAAAGCCATGGGAAAATCGGTTCGTTTGTTCGGAGATTCTGGTCAAGGTCAAAATGCTAAAATGGTAAACCAAATCATGGTTGCAGGCACAATGACTGGGATGGTCGAAGCGTTGTTTTATGCCAAAAGTGCCAATCTTGATTTAAGCAATATTGTTGAAATGATCAGTGGTGGAGCAGCCCAAAATTGGAGCATGGATAATTATGGACCGAGAATTTTAAAAGGTGACTATAAGCCGGGATTTGCAGCAAAACATTTTTTAAAAGATTTACGGATTGCGATAGATTCAGCAAATGAAATGGGTCTTAATCTGCCAGGAACAAAGACCGCGGAAGATCTTTATCAAAAGATGGTTAATGAATATCAATTGGGAGATCTTGGAACACAAGGATTAATCAAAATCTACTAA